DNA from Asanoa sp. WMMD1127:
CAGCGCGATCCTGCCCGGGTCGCCCGAGCCGGCGATGACGACGTCATAGCCGGCGGCGACCGCCAGCCGCGCGAGAACCGTGCCGACCTTGCCGGCGCCGATGATGCCGATGGTGGTCATCTCAACCCGCCACCATGTCGCGGACCATGGGCGCCACCTTGCCGCCGAACAGCTCGACCGCGCGCATCCGGGCGCTGGCCGACGCGGGCCCGGCGCCGTAGATCATGTCGAACCGGCCGACGCCGAGCGCCTTGACCGCCCGCGCGATCTTGCGCGCCACCGTCTCCGGCGAGCCGACGTAGAGGGAGCCGTGCGCCACCTCGGACTCGAACTCCTCGCGGCGCAGCCGTGGCCAGCCGCGCTGGGCGCCGATCCGGTCGCGCATCACCTTGTAGGGCGCGTAGTAGCGCTCGACGGCCTCCTCGTCGGTGTCGGCGACGAACCCGGGCGAGTGCATGCCGACCGGGTGCGCGACGGTCCCGAGCTGGTCGGCGGCGCGGCGGTAGAGGTCGATGTAGGGCCCGAACCGCTCAGGCGCGCCGCCGATGATGGCCAGCATGAGCGGCAGCCCGTAGCGGGCCGTGCGCACCACGGACTGCGGCGAGCCGCCGACGCCGACCCAGGCGGCCAGCCGACCGGAGTCGGTCTTGGGAAACACGTCGGCGTTCTGCAGCGGCGCGCGGGTGGTGCCGCTCCAGGTGACCGGCTTCTCGTCGAGAAGCTTCACGAACAGCTCGAGCTTCTCCTCGAAAAGCTTGTCGTAGTCGGCCAGGTCGTAGCCGAACAGCGGGAAGGACTCGGTGAACGAGCCGCGTCCGAGGATCACCTCGGCCCGGCCGTCCGAGAGCCCGTCGAGGGTCGCGAAGCGCTGGAACACGCGTACGGGGTCGTCGGAGCTGAGCACCGTGACGCCGGAGCCGAGCTTGATGCGCCTGGTGCGACCGGCGATGCCGGCGAGGACGGTCTCCGGCGTGGAGATCGAGTATTCCGGGCGGTGGTGCTCGCCGAGCGCGATCGCGTCGACGCCGAGCTCGTCGGCCAGCACGGCCTCGTCGACCACTTGCCGAATGGCGGCGCCGTAGGACACCAGCTGGCCGGCGTCGTCCACCGGCACGTCGCCGAACGTGTCGAGGCCGAGAATCAGGTCGGTCATCGCGCGCCACCCCTAAGTACTTGACTCGTCAATCAGTCTAGCTCCGATACTTGACGCGTCAACGAAGAGGGGTGGGCCGTTATTCCGGTGGCGTCAGGCGGGCCACGGGGATCACCGCCGATGGTGACCCCCGTGACAGCTGGTGCTAATGCTGTGCGGCCAGGAGGTCGGTGTCCCGCAGGGACAGGAGGGTGGCGCCGGTGGTGTCGTCGACGAGCGCCACCCGGACCGCTTCCGGGGTGTACGCGGACAGGGGCACCGCGAACACCGCCGTCGCCGCCCGACCCTGGTAGCGGGCCGCGTAGCAGATCATCCGCCAGTCGTCCTCGTCCCAGTGCTCGCGCACGTCCGAGTTGACCAGCGCGCCCACCCGGCGGAACACCGCGCTCTGCTGCAGTTGCTGCATCGACCGCAGCAGCGGCACGCCCGACCCGCCACGCAGCGGATGGGTCACGTCCGCCCACGCCTGCCGCAGGGGCAGCAGCCACAGGTGGTCCAGCTCCGGCGACAGCGAGACGACGACCGCCAGCGAC
Protein-coding regions in this window:
- a CDS encoding LLM class flavin-dependent oxidoreductase; the encoded protein is MTDLILGLDTFGDVPVDDAGQLVSYGAAIRQVVDEAVLADELGVDAIALGEHHRPEYSISTPETVLAGIAGRTRRIKLGSGVTVLSSDDPVRVFQRFATLDGLSDGRAEVILGRGSFTESFPLFGYDLADYDKLFEEKLELFVKLLDEKPVTWSGTTRAPLQNADVFPKTDSGRLAAWVGVGGSPQSVVRTARYGLPLMLAIIGGAPERFGPYIDLYRRAADQLGTVAHPVGMHSPGFVADTDEEAVERYYAPYKVMRDRIGAQRGWPRLRREEFESEVAHGSLYVGSPETVARKIARAVKALGVGRFDMIYGAGPASASARMRAVELFGGKVAPMVRDMVAG